One Blastopirellula marina genomic region harbors:
- the tmk gene encoding dTMP kinase, with translation MTNSQTIRPLFISFDGIDGAGKSTQRDLLTQWLKDNGHDVVLCRDPGTTEAGERVRDLLLHRKELDLHPRTEMLLYMAARAQLVDDVIRPAIASGKTVLCDRYLLANIAYQGYASGIDLEDVRNVGKVTVDRVMPDLTILLDLPEDIAFPRLGKNLDRMEAKGVAFMHRVREGFLKEAEIYPHVSVIDATQEIDTIQMAIREAVTLRIKELAK, from the coding sequence ATGACCAATTCGCAAACAATTCGCCCCCTTTTCATCTCTTTCGATGGTATCGATGGGGCTGGAAAATCGACGCAGCGCGATCTGCTCACCCAATGGCTGAAGGATAACGGACACGACGTCGTCTTGTGCCGCGATCCTGGTACCACCGAAGCAGGCGAGCGCGTGCGCGACCTGCTGCTGCATCGCAAAGAGCTTGATCTGCATCCGCGAACCGAGATGCTGCTGTACATGGCCGCCCGGGCACAGCTTGTCGATGACGTCATTCGCCCGGCAATCGCCTCCGGCAAAACGGTCCTGTGCGATCGTTACCTGTTAGCCAATATCGCCTACCAAGGTTATGCGTCAGGAATCGACCTGGAAGACGTCCGCAATGTGGGAAAAGTAACGGTCGACCGCGTGATGCCTGACCTGACCATCTTGCTCGATCTGCCGGAAGACATCGCGTTCCCCCGGCTAGGCAAAAACCTGGATCGCATGGAAGCCAAGGGAGTCGCTTTCATGCACCGCGTGCGAGAAGGCTTCCTCAAAGAGGCCGAGATTTATCCGCATGTGTCGGTCATCGACGCGACCCAGGAAATCGACACGATCCAAATGGCCATCCGCGAAGCTGTTACGCTGCGAATTAAGGAGTTGGCGAAATGA
- a CDS encoding TolC family protein codes for MKTQFHQAWMLVLIGTVIFTGCQPTQPFYFKESGDLSLYLDKATDIEYPDVDHARLYEVDNTEAPFTISDPFEMDESRIWNLSLEEAVANSLKNSKAIRTAGGNAVFRVIPGTTLTSQAIPTNLITRNDGTPTIYDPALVSSDPQFGVEGALSEFDAQLNASFNWDRIDRPQNFATGNPFFLSQFGQNLATANVELTKKAATGTQWSLRQNNTYDYNNRGSLIYPSSWLANVEMEARHPLLRGSGVQVNRVNVMLARIREDVSIADFETNIRNLVSDVEESYWQLYFAYHNLEAAKTGRDSALVTWRRVHALMVNGAEGGEAEKEAQARQQYFEFRSRTEGALRDLYKAEGSLRYFMGLAATDGRLVRPTSEPTDAWVAFDWFQIHDEALSRSPELRRQSWRIKQREIEMITARNQLLPQMDAVALYRFLGLGDQLISGNRDGKNFNEINSKAWDVLTEGDYQEYTLGLEFSMPIGFRQELAGVRNVQLQIAREKAVMEDMELEVSHLLTDTIRDLDSNYSLVQTNLNRLIAADKEVDSVQAAYDAGTVTLDLLLDAQRRRSDAQIAYFQALIEYNIAIKDVHLRKGSLLDYNGVFLSEGPWPEKAYFDAQGHARRRSASHYVDYGYTRPAVISRGSVPQGGISHGHVEEGTIIYEGDVPTEGEVINTPTPAKIPTSLDAVSLEPPTETKVAGKPAQSKSELDWNKLGLNELVSEVRQSKSTPQPTSAPKLMSSRVVKSVSHESGQNPTPAKTTATASGWQAAKR; via the coding sequence ATGAAAACCCAGTTCCATCAAGCCTGGATGCTCGTGCTCATCGGCACGGTGATTTTCACCGGTTGCCAGCCGACTCAACCGTTTTACTTCAAAGAGTCAGGCGATTTGAGCCTCTACCTCGATAAGGCTACCGACATCGAATACCCCGATGTCGATCATGCCCGACTCTACGAGGTGGATAACACCGAGGCACCGTTCACGATTTCCGACCCATTTGAAATGGATGAGTCGAGAATCTGGAATCTCAGCCTCGAGGAAGCGGTAGCCAACTCGCTGAAAAACAGCAAGGCAATTCGCACTGCTGGCGGTAACGCCGTGTTCCGGGTCATTCCGGGCACGACGCTCACCTCGCAGGCAATTCCTACCAACCTGATCACGCGAAACGACGGCACGCCGACGATCTACGATCCGGCACTCGTTTCTTCCGATCCACAGTTCGGTGTCGAAGGAGCTTTGAGCGAATTCGATGCACAGCTGAACGCCAGCTTCAACTGGGATCGTATCGATCGCCCACAGAACTTCGCCACCGGCAACCCGTTCTTCCTTTCCCAGTTCGGACAGAACCTGGCCACCGCCAACGTCGAACTGACCAAGAAGGCTGCAACCGGTACCCAGTGGTCTTTGCGACAAAACAACACTTACGACTACAACAACCGCGGCAGCTTGATCTATCCAAGCTCGTGGTTGGCCAACGTTGAAATGGAAGCTCGTCACCCGTTGCTTCGTGGAAGTGGTGTCCAGGTTAACCGCGTCAACGTGATGCTGGCCCGCATTCGGGAAGACGTCAGTATCGCTGATTTTGAAACCAACATCCGCAACCTGGTCTCTGACGTTGAAGAATCGTATTGGCAGCTCTACTTCGCTTACCACAACCTCGAAGCCGCCAAAACCGGACGCGACAGTGCCCTGGTTACCTGGCGACGAGTTCACGCCCTGATGGTCAATGGTGCTGAAGGGGGTGAAGCTGAAAAGGAAGCCCAGGCCCGTCAGCAATACTTCGAGTTCCGCAGCCGTACCGAAGGTGCCCTGCGTGACCTTTACAAAGCAGAAGGCAGCCTTCGCTACTTCATGGGTCTGGCCGCAACCGATGGCCGTCTGGTTCGTCCGACTTCGGAACCAACCGACGCCTGGGTAGCATTCGACTGGTTCCAGATTCACGACGAAGCCCTGTCGCGTAGCCCGGAACTGCGTCGTCAGTCCTGGCGAATCAAGCAGCGTGAGATCGAAATGATCACCGCTCGTAACCAGCTTCTGCCACAGATGGATGCAGTCGCCTTGTATCGCTTCCTGGGTCTGGGTGACCAGCTCATCAGCGGTAACCGCGACGGCAAGAACTTCAACGAAATCAACAGCAAGGCCTGGGACGTGCTCACCGAAGGGGACTACCAGGAATACACGCTGGGCTTGGAATTCTCGATGCCGATCGGCTTCCGCCAGGAACTGGCCGGTGTGCGAAACGTTCAACTGCAGATCGCTCGCGAGAAAGCAGTTATGGAAGACATGGAACTGGAAGTCTCTCACCTGTTGACTGACACCATCCGCGACCTGGACTCGAACTACAGCCTGGTGCAGACGAACCTGAACCGCTTGATTGCGGCTGATAAGGAAGTTGACTCGGTGCAAGCCGCTTACGATGCTGGTACCGTAACGCTCGACCTGTTGCTCGACGCCCAACGACGTCGCAGCGACGCTCAGATCGCCTACTTCCAGGCCCTGATCGAGTACAACATCGCCATCAAGGACGTTCACCTGCGAAAGGGTAGCTTGCTCGACTACAACGGCGTGTTCCTCTCGGAAGGACCATGGCCAGAAAAGGCTTACTTCGACGCCCAGGGCCATGCCCGACGCCGCTCGGCCAGCCACTATGTCGACTACGGCTACACACGACCAGCTGTGATCAGCCGAGGAAGCGTACCACAAGGCGGCATCAGCCACGGCCACGTCGAGGAAGGCACGATCATCTACGAAGGGGATGTCCCAACCGAAGGTGAAGTGATCAACACGCCAACACCGGCCAAGATACCAACCTCGCTCGACGCCGTCAGCCTAGAGCCACCGACGGAAACCAAAGTCGCCGGTAAGCCAGCCCAATCGAAAAGTGAACTCGATTGGAATAAACTGGGGCTGAACGAACTGGTTTCGGAAGTTCGTCAATCGAAGAGTACCCCGCAACCGACATCCGCCCCCAAGCTGATGTCGAGCCGGGTCGTGAAATCGGTCTCTCATGAATCTGGCCAAAATCCAACGCCTGCTAAAACTACTGCAACTGCTTCAGGGTGGCAGGCCGCAAAACGTTAA
- a CDS encoding helix-turn-helix transcriptional regulator, translating to MNLAKIQRLLKLLQLLQGGRPQNVNSMSDACGVSRRTIFRDLETLRAAGVPLAFDSNGQRFHIPETYFLAPTNLSSEEALSVMVLCHELGDGTGLPYYSSARRAATKLENSLPEHMKRQLREISSSVEIKLNPVHQPEEAQSAYQSLVDASGHRQNVRIKYRSIFDGDVIQTKLSPYKLLFSRHSWYVIGRSSIHRAVRTFKVNRIEHIETLDEPFEIPQNFQVDRFLRNAWHMIPEPGPDQHIIIRFDPLVAQNVAEVQWHKTQEIHWNGDGSINFEVTVSGIREISWWVLGYGSRATVLQPQSLRELIVQHAQKIVENHTSQSPTEHIT from the coding sequence ATGAATCTGGCCAAAATCCAACGCCTGCTAAAACTACTGCAACTGCTTCAGGGTGGCAGGCCGCAAAACGTTAACTCGATGTCAGATGCGTGCGGCGTGAGTCGTCGTACTATCTTTCGAGACCTGGAAACATTGCGAGCGGCCGGCGTGCCGCTCGCTTTCGATTCGAATGGGCAACGTTTCCATATTCCGGAAACTTACTTTCTCGCCCCGACCAATCTCAGCTCTGAAGAAGCGCTCTCGGTTATGGTCCTCTGCCATGAACTAGGTGACGGAACAGGACTTCCCTACTACTCATCCGCACGTCGCGCAGCCACCAAGCTCGAGAATAGCCTGCCAGAGCATATGAAGCGGCAGCTCCGCGAGATCTCCAGCTCTGTCGAGATCAAGCTCAACCCGGTCCACCAACCCGAAGAGGCCCAGTCAGCCTATCAGTCGCTGGTCGACGCCTCGGGTCATCGCCAGAACGTCCGCATCAAGTATCGCAGTATCTTCGACGGGGATGTCATTCAAACCAAACTTTCGCCTTACAAGCTGCTTTTCAGCCGGCATAGCTGGTATGTGATTGGCCGTAGTTCGATTCATCGCGCCGTGCGAACGTTCAAGGTCAACCGAATCGAACATATTGAAACACTCGACGAACCTTTCGAAATCCCCCAAAACTTCCAGGTCGATCGCTTTTTGCGAAATGCCTGGCATATGATCCCCGAGCCGGGGCCCGATCAGCACATCATCATCCGCTTCGACCCATTGGTCGCCCAGAACGTTGCCGAAGTGCAGTGGCATAAGACGCAAGAGATTCACTGGAATGGCGATGGCAGCATCAATTTCGAGGTGACGGTAAGTGGCATTCGTGAGATCAGTTGGTGGGTCTTGGGGTACGGCAGCCGGGCCACCGTGCTTCAGCCACAATCGCTGCGCGAGCTGATCGTCCAGCACGCGCAAAAGATTGTCGAGAACCACACCTCGCAGTCCCCTACGGAACACATAACTTAG
- a CDS encoding ATP-binding protein yields the protein MNWDDVLGHDRIREMFATALTKNRLASTFLFVGPAAIGKRKFALMLAKTLLCQNVPAYHMHPCGNCEDCKQVDALTHPDLLTVSRPKDKTRIPVELLIGDGQHRMESGLCHDIAMRPFRGQRKVAILDDADDLNQEGANCLLKTLEEPPVDSVIILISQSEQRQLPTIRSRCQIIRFAPLPDEIVSNLLLELQWVADKSEADKLARQSKGSLARADQLRDEALQGIAEVLLSTLSKRDFHSVQMAKDVSDYLTKMGDDAPKKREALSHLIELAADFYRNQLVYLTKLGTEEASTNPEIRSAFMAIPAGLDGAAACLERCSEAEIQLDGNANIATLVEAWLDDLATTARTGFIETL from the coding sequence ATGAACTGGGACGACGTGCTAGGGCACGATCGCATCCGAGAGATGTTCGCTACGGCCCTTACCAAGAATCGGCTTGCTAGTACGTTTCTCTTTGTCGGGCCGGCTGCCATTGGCAAACGCAAATTCGCACTGATGTTAGCCAAAACGCTGCTCTGTCAAAATGTGCCGGCCTACCACATGCATCCCTGCGGCAATTGCGAGGATTGCAAACAGGTCGATGCCTTAACACACCCAGACCTGCTAACCGTTTCCAGACCGAAAGATAAAACGCGTATTCCTGTCGAACTGCTGATTGGCGATGGACAACACCGGATGGAATCGGGGCTTTGCCACGATATCGCCATGCGTCCCTTTCGCGGACAGCGCAAAGTGGCCATTCTGGATGATGCTGACGACTTGAACCAGGAAGGGGCCAACTGCCTGCTCAAAACACTCGAAGAACCGCCGGTCGATAGCGTGATCATACTGATCAGTCAAAGCGAACAGCGGCAATTACCTACGATTCGTTCGCGCTGCCAGATCATTCGCTTCGCCCCGCTACCGGATGAGATTGTTTCGAATCTCCTGCTCGAACTCCAATGGGTGGCCGACAAGTCGGAAGCGGACAAGCTCGCCAGGCAAAGCAAAGGAAGCCTGGCCCGGGCAGATCAACTGCGCGATGAGGCCCTGCAAGGTATCGCCGAGGTTCTGCTGTCGACGCTTTCCAAACGCGATTTCCATAGCGTGCAAATGGCGAAGGACGTCTCCGATTATCTGACCAAGATGGGAGACGATGCCCCGAAAAAGCGTGAGGCTCTTTCTCACCTGATCGAACTGGCCGCCGACTTCTACCGCAACCAACTGGTCTATCTCACCAAGCTAGGAACCGAAGAAGCTTCGACCAATCCTGAAATTCGCTCGGCATTTATGGCCATACCAGCGGGGCTCGATGGAGCCGCCGCCTGCCTGGAACGGTGCTCGGAAGCCGAAATTCAGCTCGATGGCAACGCGAACATCGCGACCCTGGTCGAAGCCTGGCTGGACGATCTGGCGACGACAGCTCGAACAGGCTTCATCGAGACGCTCTAA
- the pilM gene encoding pilus assembly protein PilM has protein sequence MAVGKAVWGIDIGQSALKALKCRMHEDGFWMVAEAFDFIEYPNPLNQAGAGSEGLIKDALREFLSRNDIRNDSICISVPGQAGLARFFKAPPVEAKRIADIVKYEAKQQIPFPLEDVIWDYQPMPGAHEEEGISLETEIGIFAMKRDQIFRSLQPYLDTGIDVDVVQLTPISLYNFVANDQLTINPLKEEYDPTNQPNSYVIVSMGTETTDLVITNGFRVWQRSLPIGGNHFTKQLTKELKLTFAKAEHLKRHASEAENAKLVFQAMRPVFNDLVTEIQRSIGFFQTLDRKAKISRIIPIGNGMKLPGLIPYLGKNLGYDVVELDGYQKLTGTDVTSAPSFRENMLSFATCYGLCLQGLKKSALRTNLLPQEILIDRIVRQKKPWAVAAVASLLLACALNFGFHWQAYNSSHIPEFDDALRKVSTVQSTSQGYQSTDSQLMTEKENLEMIGRYVVGNEENRRLWPELMKAITASLPTDPDLAPGRVSEKPIDQRPDLQIESIESQYFPDLSMWYTEAVKTKYAVTLENRKVILRRLEEGEEASPSIDEDLAVEAAADAASVAATAAAPAEATDSTAGTAAEEEADVDLSEIEGEADPEDELAGPSAEESGWVVQITGYHFHNSPAARENMGAQYVRNTLIDQLDRGTLELINENNEPEVVTMKELGISHPIIAMDEVPRTVQIPNPKYDPPAIGTGGMADEYGGYGMNPEEPIDPSKIEPPTIQVKVYRFTVQFCWRESPLSKREELRRAAELAEAEEKAANAETENF, from the coding sequence ATGGCTGTTGGTAAAGCCGTTTGGGGCATCGACATCGGTCAAAGTGCGCTCAAGGCCCTGAAATGCCGAATGCACGAAGACGGATTTTGGATGGTCGCCGAAGCGTTCGACTTCATCGAATATCCCAATCCTTTGAATCAGGCTGGTGCTGGTTCGGAAGGCTTGATCAAGGACGCACTGCGCGAATTCCTTTCGCGCAATGATATTCGCAACGACTCGATCTGTATTTCCGTTCCAGGTCAGGCCGGGCTTGCACGTTTCTTCAAGGCACCGCCGGTCGAAGCGAAACGCATTGCGGACATCGTCAAGTACGAAGCAAAGCAGCAAATCCCCTTCCCGCTGGAAGACGTGATTTGGGATTACCAGCCGATGCCCGGCGCGCACGAAGAAGAAGGCATCTCGCTGGAGACCGAGATCGGTATCTTCGCGATGAAACGCGATCAAATCTTCCGATCGCTTCAGCCGTACCTCGATACGGGTATCGATGTTGATGTCGTCCAACTGACGCCGATTAGCCTGTATAACTTTGTCGCCAACGATCAGTTGACGATCAACCCGCTCAAAGAAGAGTACGACCCTACGAATCAGCCCAATTCGTACGTGATTGTCTCGATGGGCACGGAAACCACCGACTTGGTGATTACTAATGGTTTCCGCGTTTGGCAGCGTAGTTTGCCGATCGGTGGTAATCACTTCACCAAGCAGTTGACCAAAGAGCTTAAACTGACGTTCGCCAAAGCCGAACATCTCAAACGCCACGCTTCTGAGGCAGAGAACGCGAAGCTCGTCTTCCAGGCAATGCGGCCGGTGTTCAACGACCTGGTTACCGAAATTCAGCGGTCGATCGGGTTCTTCCAGACCTTGGATCGCAAGGCCAAGATCTCGCGAATTATTCCGATCGGTAACGGCATGAAGTTGCCGGGTCTGATTCCTTACCTGGGTAAGAACCTGGGTTACGACGTCGTCGAGCTTGATGGCTATCAGAAACTAACCGGAACAGACGTTACCTCCGCTCCTAGCTTCCGCGAGAACATGCTGTCGTTTGCGACATGCTATGGCTTGTGCCTGCAAGGGTTGAAGAAATCGGCACTGCGCACCAACCTGTTGCCACAGGAAATTCTGATCGACCGAATTGTTCGGCAGAAGAAGCCATGGGCGGTTGCCGCCGTCGCAAGTTTGCTGCTGGCTTGTGCGTTGAATTTCGGCTTCCATTGGCAGGCCTATAATTCCTCGCATATCCCGGAATTCGACGACGCACTGCGTAAGGTCTCGACGGTCCAATCGACCAGCCAGGGGTATCAATCGACTGATTCTCAGTTGATGACGGAAAAAGAAAACCTGGAAATGATCGGTCGATATGTCGTTGGTAACGAAGAAAACCGTCGACTCTGGCCTGAACTGATGAAGGCCATTACCGCTTCGCTGCCGACCGACCCGGATCTCGCCCCAGGTCGAGTTTCGGAAAAGCCAATCGATCAACGGCCTGACCTGCAGATCGAATCGATCGAATCGCAATACTTCCCAGACCTTTCGATGTGGTACACCGAAGCGGTTAAAACAAAATATGCGGTGACGCTTGAAAATCGAAAAGTCATTCTGCGTCGTCTAGAAGAAGGAGAAGAAGCTTCCCCTTCGATCGATGAAGATCTCGCTGTGGAAGCAGCAGCAGATGCCGCATCAGTCGCCGCTACAGCGGCGGCTCCGGCCGAAGCAACTGATTCGACTGCTGGTACGGCAGCTGAAGAAGAGGCGGACGTCGATCTCAGCGAAATCGAAGGAGAAGCAGATCCAGAAGACGAACTTGCCGGTCCTTCCGCCGAGGAAAGTGGCTGGGTTGTTCAGATAACTGGTTATCATTTCCACAATAGTCCGGCCGCTCGTGAAAACATGGGTGCCCAATACGTGCGTAACACATTGATCGATCAACTCGATCGAGGGACCTTGGAACTGATTAACGAGAACAACGAGCCTGAAGTAGTTACGATGAAAGAATTAGGCATTTCGCATCCCATCATCGCGATGGACGAAGTGCCGAGAACGGTTCAGATTCCTAATCCCAAATACGATCCCCCAGCAATCGGAACCGGTGGGATGGCGGACGAATACGGTGGTTATGGAATGAACCCAGAAGAGCCGATCGATCCGAGCAAGATCGAGCCACCGACGATTCAAGTCAAGGTTTACCGATTCACGGTTCAATTCTGTTGGCGTGAGTCTCCTCTCTCGAAACGAGAAGAATTGCGTCGTGCTGCGGAACTTGCCGAAGCGGAAGAAAAAGCCGCGAATGCCGAAACGGAGAACTTCTAA
- a CDS encoding serine hydrolase domain-containing protein: MKLIPSPACLFALCATLSLASSGLAQEKPVSSIASAVQPFVEDQELAGAVMLVANKDKVLYEGAVGFANIGDDKKMQTDSMFWIASQSKPITAAALMMLVDEGKVNVNDPVEKYLPEFKGQMVIAEKDDHHILLKKPQHPITVANVISHTSGLPFASRIETPTLDRLPLADRVRSYAMTPLEFEPDTKYQYSNAGINTAARIIEVVSGQPFETFLQERLFTPLGMKEATFWPTEEQAARIALAYKPGAGGNDLEATTIVQLQYPLTEHKDRYPMPAGGLFATAEDLSRFYRMLANGGELDGRRYLSEEAVATMTSKQTGDLPNQYGFGFSTGDRVGHGGAYSTNSYLDKKQGLILVWLVQHAGFPGKGAQAQEAFRRAAIEQFGNP, from the coding sequence ATGAAACTCATCCCTTCACCAGCCTGCCTGTTCGCTCTCTGCGCCACCTTGTCACTCGCCTCTTCAGGATTGGCCCAAGAGAAGCCTGTTAGCTCGATCGCCTCGGCAGTACAGCCGTTCGTCGAGGATCAAGAATTGGCCGGAGCGGTGATGCTGGTCGCTAATAAGGACAAGGTGCTGTATGAAGGGGCAGTCGGTTTCGCAAATATCGGTGACGACAAGAAGATGCAAACCGATTCGATGTTCTGGATCGCCTCGCAGTCGAAACCAATTACAGCCGCCGCGCTGATGATGCTGGTCGACGAAGGGAAAGTCAACGTCAACGACCCAGTCGAAAAGTATCTGCCGGAATTCAAAGGGCAAATGGTCATTGCCGAGAAAGATGACCACCACATCCTGCTAAAGAAGCCGCAGCACCCGATTACAGTCGCTAACGTAATATCCCACACCAGCGGTCTGCCGTTCGCTTCGCGAATCGAAACACCGACGCTCGACCGACTTCCCCTGGCCGATCGCGTTCGCAGCTACGCCATGACACCGCTTGAATTCGAGCCTGACACTAAGTACCAGTACAGTAACGCCGGCATCAATACGGCCGCGAGAATTATCGAGGTCGTGAGCGGCCAGCCATTCGAAACGTTTCTGCAAGAACGTTTGTTCACACCATTGGGAATGAAAGAAGCTACCTTCTGGCCAACCGAAGAGCAGGCCGCCCGGATCGCCCTTGCCTATAAGCCTGGCGCTGGTGGAAATGACCTGGAAGCAACGACGATCGTGCAGCTTCAGTACCCCTTAACCGAACACAAAGATCGCTACCCAATGCCAGCCGGTGGGCTGTTTGCCACGGCGGAAGACCTGTCGAGGTTCTATCGAATGCTGGCCAATGGTGGCGAGCTTGATGGCCGCCGATACCTGTCCGAGGAAGCGGTAGCCACGATGACCAGCAAGCAAACCGGTGACCTGCCGAATCAGTACGGCTTCGGCTTTTCTACGGGCGATCGCGTTGGGCACGGTGGTGCTTACTCGACCAACTCTTACCTCGACAAAAAGCAAGGGCTGATCCTGGTCTGGCTGGTGCAACACGCAGGCTTCCCTGGCAAAGGTGCTCAGGCCCAAGAGGCATTCCGCCGAGCAGCGATTGAGCAATTTGGCAATCCATAG